The sequence below is a genomic window from Brevibacillus agri.
AAGTATTCACACTATTGGGGCGTTTTTGGTTTAGATTACGCCCCCTCTACATTCATCCTGAGTTCAAAAAGCTGATTTGGGAAACAGTTGCTCCAAAAATCGAGGCTCACCAATTAAGGTATTGGGAAAAGGTCATTCAATAATTCAGTACAATATTCAGCTTTTTCCTTTCAAACTGAGACATACTATTATTCACGGATCCTAATCATCACTTTTGATCAACGTCTCGCTTTGCGATACTTACGGCTTCGAAATATAAATGCCTCATCTCATCCTCTTGATTCTCTGGACACATTTCTTTAAACCAATCTTCTTCCATGTACTCTTCTTTAAATATAATGGGTCTCCAGAGTGATAATCCGAGTTCTGGAAAAAAGTATGTGTAACCTAACTCCCAATGATTCCGATCATATTCTGAAATACGATCAATGCGGGTTACCAAGTCATCTGCTTTTGTATTGAATACATCGATATCATAAAATAAGCAGTTGAATTCATCCTTTAAGGACGATGGAATTTCAATAAAGTCAACTCTTCTATTCGCATCATACTCTACCCTGAATACATTCTTAAAATAATTTCGAGTATGGTATTCCTTTTGGTATTTCCTTGCGTATTCTTGAATGCAGGCTTCCACTTCATCCTTGCTCATACCGATTTTAATCGTACCAATTGCACCTGGTTCTATGATTAAGTTATCCACCATCATCATCCTTACATATTAATCTTCTATGAAACCTCTTCTATTCCCCCATTCTCGTCTATGAATACCGCTGTAATTCTTGTCCTCTTCTTAGCCAATAGAGGAAACTTGCCCCATAGATTACGAAACTGCTTTACATCGGGTAATGCTATGCTGTATTTTGCATTTGGATCATCCATTCTTTGAAGTGTTTCTGCCAAGACCCCCAAGAAGTAGTTTACGTTCATTGGATTAGAAGACCCTAAGCCTTTAACTTCAATGATCCACCTTTCCGTACCTCTATACGCATTGATGTCAATTCCAGGAGTTTTCCCCCATGCTATCTGCGTCTCCCAATCATTCGATTGTAGATGTTTTTTCAGTATCTCTTTTAAGTTATCCTCTGCAAAAACAGAAGCATCCTTTTCCAAGTTCTCAGGCTTATGACTCATAATCGGTTCAGTTTTTGGTCTGTCAGAAACGATGTAATTTCCCAATAATCCGTCATTTCTATTAATTCTTTTGATTATCCCTTTCGCTTCCAAAGATCTGCATGCCTGATTGACAGACTGTTGTGGCATTCCTTTCCCTAACAGTAAATCGGTAATTTCTCTATCTGTTAAGCCCTCTCGGTCGCTTAATATATCAATGATTTTATCTTTTAAGGTTTTCACTGAACATTCTCCTCATGTTATTCTTTTCTGCTTATTTTACACTTTTTTTCAAGATCTTCGATACCGAGACAATTCCACACCCCTACTCAATTGAAAAACCGAGGAAAAATAGGAGTGGATACCTGATTTCGCTCGGCTCGTAACATTTGTTCCAATTGCATAGATAAGTTACTTTAAAAAGATTGTCTAAAAAACCTCTTTGTTTCTTCGCTCTTTTTGATTTACTTGGCAATATTGCAATTCGCATTGACGACAGGCAATCTGTAGATTATACATAGTCTTCGCAAGACAGTATGTATCCAATTTTATATGGTGTACGAAAGACGCATTCACTTAACGCCTACGCTTTTGAAATTTAACAAAATCAGCCTGGTGTGCTACCTCTAAAAACATTTGAGTATAGCACAAGCATTCTGAGCAATATGACAAATGGGATTACACCGAATACAGAGAGCGAATAATCCTGCACTTTAATACGATAATTAATTAAAGTCAATCAACAAACATTAACAAAGTGATTATACTTCTTCGAAATATGAACAATCTCCAGCATGTTTTGTGTTCAAACAGTTCAGATAGACCTGAACACCTCGTTTTGCAGGTTTTTGAATGTTTATAGCCATTTTTTTGCGGTTTCAACCAGTTAATATTGCTGTATTACCCGAATTTCTTTAGCGAAGGCGTTTAGTGAATTCCTTTTCGCAATGATATTGCCAACTTCACTTTACGACATTGAAGCCCATTAGTTACTGGATCAATACTCTCCAGGTTGCTAAAACTCAGCGATATTGCGACATTCCTTTGCGATTTGTGATGCGATTCCACCAAGCGAAACTTTTGATCGCTAATATAAAGGTATATGTATTCCGAAAGTTGCAAACTCCCCTTTATGTTTTTTCAATAGACCAGTGATTCTGCTGTATCACCAATGATTTTCAGCGAAGGCGTTTAGTGAATTCCATTACGCAATGGTTTTGCAATCCCATCTGGCGACATTGCAACCGATTAGATTTTGGATCAATATCTTCAATGATGATGAACCCCAGCGATATTGTGGCACTGCTTTGTGCGATGTCAAGCGGATTCCACCGAGCAACACTTTTATCGCTATATAAAGGAATTATGTATTCCGAAAGTTGCTGAAACACCATCATGAGCCTTCTTCATCAGACCAGTGATTTTGCGGCATCACCAATGTGTTCAGAGCAGGGGAAATATAGAGTCAAGCATTGAGGCTTGAATAATCGAGAAACGATTGAAAAGGGCATTGTGGCGGCTTGAGAAAAGCGATTGTTGTGTGCCTTTCCGAGTTACTTGAGAGGCATACAGGAGCAAATGACGGGCGTAGTGAGAGTTTTATAAGTGGAGCTATGTAGTGTCTCGATCCGCCGCTCGCTTATCAGTTTACTTTATTGAGGCTACACTCGCTGAAGAGGAGCATAATTGTTCACTTCGCCCTCTCTGCTTCCGTAAGGAAGCAACCCTTTCCCCATTGCAACCAGACTCGTTCAAGTCCAAAATTTGCTTTTACAATCCCTACTATGTCAAAAGCAAAAATAGTCATCTTACGCCCCGCCCATCTCCCCCACTGCCACTCCCGCTTACAGCCCCAAGGCTTCTCAGCCTTTTCTCCTCCATCATCCCAATTTTTTCCTGCAATTAATGTCGTGATAAGAAACGAGTAAAAATCGAGTTCAGGACGAGCAAAATCGGGGGCAAAAAAGCAATTAAAGTCGAACGAAGAGCAGGGGAAAAAACAGGAAGAGCCTGGGGATAGGACCAAAGATTATCGGAGAAAATGATCGAGAAAAAACAGGAGAAAAATGTTCGAAGTCCTTGCCCCACAAGGCTTTCCTTCTTCTCCCCTCATAATAAATCCTCTCCCCTGATTTACGAAAAAAGCCGAGGAAAAACAGGAGTGGATACCCGCATCTCGCTCGGCTGGTGGCACGACTATTTAAGCTTTCGTACGACTGTTTATGCTTTGAGATCACTGAAATTGCTTGTTACAACCCTTTAGATTCATCAATATTACACACTCCACATGCCCCGTATGCGGAAACATATCCACCGGCTGCACTTCCTTCACCTCATACCGCTCCGCCAATACCTTCAAATCCCTTGCCAGCGTCGACGGGTTACACGACACGTACACCACGCGCTCCGGCTGCATTTCCAAAATTGTCGTCAACAGCGCCTCATCGCAGCCCTTGCGCGGCGGGTCGACCACGATCACATCGGCGCGGATCCCCTGCTCCTTCCACGCCGGAATTACGACCTCTGCCGGGCCTGCCTCGAATGTCGCGTTTTTCACGCCGTTCAACCGGGCGTTGCGGTTCGCATCCGCGATCGCTTCCGGGACGATCTCCACGCCGTACACATGCTTCGACTTCTGCGCCAAAAACAGCGAGATCGTGCCGATGCCGCAATAGGCGTCGATGACCGTTTCCGTCCCTGTCGCGCCGGCGTACTCCAACGTTTTGTTGTACAGCACTTCCGTCTGTGCCGGGTTGACCTGGTAGAACGACCGCGCCGAGATCGCGAATTTGATCGGGCCGATGTAATCGTAAATGACGTCGCTGCCCCAGAGTGTCACAGTCTTTTTGCCGAAAATGACGTTGGTCTTGTCCGGGTTGATGTTTTGCACGATGCTAGCGACGCCCGCCACCTCGGTGCGGATCGCTTCCACGAGCTTGTCTCGCTGCGGAATCGCCTCCGCGGTCGTCACGAGCACGACCATGACTTCGCCCGTCTTTACCCCCACCTTGACGACTACGTGGCGCAGCAAGCCTGTGCCGCGCACTTCGTCGTACGGCTTGATGCCGAGAGCAGCAGCGGCTCTCTTCACGGTGGCGACCGCCTCGTCGTTCTTTTGGTGCTGGATGAGGCATTCGTTCATGTCGATGATGGAGTGGGATTTTTCCGCGTAAAAGCCGCCAACCAAGGCGCCGTTTTCCTCGCCGATTGGCACCTGTGCCTTGTTGCGGTAGCGCCATGGATCGCTCATGCCGAGCGTCGGGTGCACCGTGATTGCTCCTTCTCCCTCCACCTGAAAGCCGCCGATGCGGCGCAGGTTGTCGCGGACGATTTGCTGTTTGTGCCGCAGTTGTTCCTCGTAGGCGAGGTGCTGCAGCGAACAGCCGCCGCAGCGGTCGTACAGCGGACAGGGTGGGTGCGCGCGGTATGTGCTGGCTTCCACCACTTTCGTCAGCTTGGCGAAGCCGAAGTTCTTTTTGACATGGTCGACGCGCGCGTGGACTCGCTCGCCTGCGAGTGCGCCGTCTACGAACAGCGTATATCCTTCAATCCGGCCGACTCCAGCGCCCTCGTGGTTCAGTCCGGTTATCTCCACTTCCACGGTTTGGCCGACACGTACCGGGACGTCCAGCTCCACCTTGGCGGTCTGCTGCGGTCCGCGCCGCTTTTTTGTTGTTTTTGCCACGTTTCGTTTGCTCCTTTTGTCTTGCGCTCTGGCTTCCCGGCTGCTTTTTGCTCAAGGAAGCAGGCAGGGATGCACAGCGAACGCGGCATCCCTACGGCTATTGCTATTCATTTTACTATCTTCCTACGGGACGAACAACTCGATATGTCCTGGCAAAGCTTCCACGACGCACGGCAACTGTCCGCCGAGCTCGCCGTCCAGATTGAGCTGGACCACCTCGCCTGTGGGAGAGGTCGCTTTGATGTAGTCTGCCTGGAAATACAGGATGTTAGGGTCGCGCAAATGCTCGCCGCGAACCGCTTGTGTCGCGAGTCGGATAAATTCGGCGATGTTCGTCTTTTTCACGACGATGACATCCAGCTTGCCGTCTGACAAATCGGCCTCCGGGGCGAGCTTGTCGAAGCCGCCGACCGCATGGCTGTTGGCGATGAGAAACACCATGATCTCCTCGTCCAGCAGCACTTCCTTGCGATTTTCCAGGCGGACCCGGATCGGGTGCAGGGAGGGCAGCTTCTCCAACCCTTTGACGTAGTACGCCATCTGGCCCAGCAGCGTTTTCAGCTTGCTCGGGACCTCATAGGTCAGGTTGGTGAGGGAGCCGCCTCCCGCAATATTCATGAAATAACGGTTGTTGATCCGGCCCAGGTCGATGCGCTTCTTCTTGCCTTTGGCGATGATTTCCGTGGCGCGCGTGATCGACTTCGGTATGCCTACCGCCCGGGCAAAATCGTTGCTGGTTCCGCAGGGAATAATTCCAAGGGTGGGGCGTGCTTTTTGCTCCGCCATCCCGTTCACAACTTCGTATATGGTTCCGTCTCCGCCAGCAGCCAGGATGACGTCGAAGCCGCGGGCCACGGCGCGGGCAGCTTCCTCGGTCGCATCATCTTCCCCTCTGGTTGCATGGCAGGAGGTTTCGTATCCGGCCGATTCCATCAAATCGAGAATATCCGGCAATCGTCGCCGCACGATTTCCCGGCCGGAGCTCGGATTGTAGATCAATCTGGCTCGTTTCAAGGCAGATCCCTTCTTCCTTCCCTCGCTCACGGGTGTACTTCCTTCCATCATATCCTGTATAGCCATTTTTGGGAATCGCTATGCGGGTAACAGCGTGATAATATAGAAAAAGATGGCAAAAAGGAGAGCGAGGGGACAGTTGTGAACAAAATCATCGTTGGTGTTGACGTGGGCGGAACGGCAATCAAAATGGCGTTGATTACCCCGGATGGTGAGCTGGTAGCGAAAACGCACGAGCCGACACCTGTCGCAGATGGAGAAGATGGCGTACTGCGAAAAATCGCGGAGATGACCCGCGTTCTTCTGCACAAACACGGCTATGCGCCGGAGCAAGTGAGCGGAATCGGCGTAGGAATCCCCGGACCTATTGATGCCCAAAACGGAATCGTCATGCAAGCCGTCAACCTGCACTGGACCAAGCCTGTCTTATTGAAGCAAAAGCTGGAAGCACTTACAGGGCGGCCAGTCGCAGTCGACAACGACGCCAATGCGGCGGCACTGGGCGAAATGTGGCAGGGCGCAGGCCAAGGCGCACAAGACCTCGTGCTGATTACGATTGGCACAGGAGTCGGCGGCGGCGTCATCCTGAACGGAAAAGTCGTTCACGGCATGAACGGAGTCGGCGGCGAAATCGGGCACATCACCATGACGCCAGACAGCGGCGCTCTCTGCAATTGCGGCAAAACAGGCTGTCTGGAAACGTACACCTCCGCCACCGCCATTATCCGCGAAGGGCACCTCGCTGCCGAAAACGGAACGAGCCCGTACCTCGCTTCCGTGCTGGCCGAAAAAGGCAAGCTCGGGGCAAAGGACGTGTTCGAAGCAGCCGTAGCAGGCGACGTCGCTGCTCTTGCCATCGCCGACCAGGTGGCGCTCTACCTGGGCCTTGCCCTCTCGCATCTGGCGATTGTGCTGAACCCGGCCAAGTTTGTCATCGGGGGCGGCGTGGCGGCGGCAGGCGACTTCCTCTTTTCCCGCATTCGCGATGCGTTTGCCCGGTTTGTTCCGTTCGCTTACGTCGTGGAAACAACCAAGATTGTGGCTGCCACACTGGGCAACGACGCAGGCGTGTACGGAGCGGGCTGGCTGATCCGCTCGCAGATGGAAGAGTAGCCGTCATTTTTCTGTTGCCGCCTCGCGATTTGAGGGCTTCTCCAAACAAGCGGAGAAACACATTTACCGAGACAGGAACGGCAAAATGAGCGCGTTTTGGCAGGCTGTTTGCTTGCAAAAAGCTTGCTGCCGACGGCAAGGGCAACGGAACTTCTGCTTTTTCATTCGCTCACGCTAAGAAATCCATAAGCTACGGCCCAGTTCTTTTCCGATACGATAAACGATACAAAAAAGCGCTCCTGCCAGCAGCCTCAATGCCGCCGCACAGAAGCGCTTTTTCTCTACGATTCAATCACCCGCGCCACATACGCTTCCCTTCCTCCGCCCGATCTGGCTTCGGTTCCTTGCCCGCGACGATCAACTCCGCTCCTGCCAGCACCGTCACTACCGCCGCCCAGAAGCGCTTTTTCCTCTACGATTCAATCACCCGCGCCGCAGACGCTTCCCCTTCCTCCGCCCGACCTGGCTTCGGCTCCTTGCCCGCGACGATCAGGGCCGCGCCCGCCAGCACCGCGCAGCCGCCGAGCAGTTGGAGCAGGCTGAACGCTTCGCCAAACAGCAGGGCTGAGAACACAATCGTCACGACTGGCTCGAACGTACTCAGTACGGAAGCTTTGGTCGAGCCGGTCAACTGTAGGCCGCGGAAGAAAAAGCTGATCGCCATGACTGTAGAAAAAACGACGATCCCGCCCAAGGCCCACCAGCCCGCCAGAGCAAAGGCCAGGTCGACGCCTCCTTCTTTTTGCGCGATCAAAAAGGTCGACGCGGCTGCAAACAACGAGATGTAACCCGACGTCACATACGGGGACAAACCTTTTACGACCCGGTTGCCCACGATGATGTACACCGAGTAAAACAGCGCTGCCGCGAGCGCCAACACGACTCCGAGCGGCTGAATGCCGCCAAACGACAGCCCAAGCACCAGCCCCAGGCCCAGCAAAGACAGCAGCATGGCGAAAACGGTCTTTTTCGTCAGCGGCTCTTTTTCCACAAAATAGCTCAGGACCGCCACAAACACGGGAAACGTGTACAGCAGCAACGCCGCCATCGAGGTCGGAATGTACTGAACTGCGGAAAAAAAGCTGAGTGATTGCAGCGTGTACAAAATGCCGCCCAGAAAAAACAGGGCGAGCACCTGGCGACGATTGAGCCGCAGCGAATCCTTGCGCCAGGCCAAGAGGCCGAAAAACAGCACAGCAGCAAACAAAAAGCGCAAAAACAAGAGCGTAGATACCGAAACGCCTGCTCCATAGGCATACACGGCAAAAATGGACATGACGCCAAAGCCCGCAGCCGAAGCAAGCACGTACAGCACACCGATGTACAGCGGATTCACGACATTCACCAGCCTTCTCACAATGGCAGCGACATGGGCAACAGACAGCCTGGATTTACTCCCTCCCGATCAGTTTTTCAATCCAGCCCCTTCTCTGCGGAACAGTCGCGAGGCGAAAAAAATCGTGATCGCCACGTACACCAGCGAAGAACCGATGCCGACCAGCGCATGCAGCGGGTCGACCTTGCCGTAAAACACTTCCTTGCACAGCGCCACGCCATTGAACACGGGCAGCGCGTAGTAATGCTCCGCGATGTCCACCGGGCTTTGCGGCATCAGCATGTACGACGGCACCATCGCCAGGAAAATGACTCCGCTCATGTACGTCTGTCCTTCTTTAAAAGACTTTGCAATCGTGCTGAGCATCAGCTCCAGTCCGGCAAACGTCGCCGCCATGAGCAGGATGACGACGATCAGCACGAGCAAGGTAACAGGCGAGAAAAACGCGAGCGAAAAATGGTCGCCTGCCCCTCCAAACGGCCCCATGCTCATCACCAGCGATACCGAGATGAGCGAGGCTCCCGCACTCATGATACTCATCACCATGACCGCCAAAAGCTTCGCCGTCAGAATGTGGTTGGCGGCAATCGGCGCCGTCAGAAGCGACTCCAGCGTCCCTCGCTCTTTTTCCCCCGCGACGAGGTCGTTGGCGGAGGCGATTCCTCCAGAGGCGAGCGACACGACGAGCATGAGCGGAATGATGCCTGCGAGCATCCCGCCCGACTGCCTTTCTTCCGACGCTACGTTTTGAAAGTCAGGCGCGATCGGCTGAATCGTCTGCTCGGACAAGCCTGCCTGCTTGAGCCGCTTCGCCACAATCTCCTTGCTGTACGCCTCTACGGTCCGCTCGATCAGATCGCGGGCGTAGACTGACTTGGAATTGGTCGAGTCAAAAGCGACGTGCAGTGTGGCCGTTTTCCCCGCCTGAATCTGCTCGTCAAACGATTCCGGGATCGTAATGATCGCGCGCAGTTGCCCCGCCTGCAGCGCTTGCTCGGGATCAGGCGGCTGAAGAATTTTGACCCCTTGGTTTTCTTGCAGGGACTTAATCAGCTTGGAGGAGCCGTGAACAGCCAGCGGCACGTATTCCCGCGCTTCCTTTTCCACGTTGCTGTAGGAGTTGCCCAATAAAAAAAACACAAACGGGATAATCACCAAGGGCACGAGAAACGTCCCCAGCCACGCCTTCCGGTCGCGAAACAGGTCGAGCAGCTCCTTTTTGAAAACGGTCCAGATGATTTGCCAGTCCATCAGTGCTCGCCCCCTTCCACAACCGCCATGAAGATGTCGTCCAGATCGTCAGTCCCAAACTGCTTGCGCAAGGCGTCCAATCCCCCGGAAAAGCGCAGCCGGCCTTTGTGGATCAGAGCCACCCGCTTGCACAGCTTGTTGATTTCGCCCATGTTGTGGCTGGAAAACAGGATCGTCTTGCCTTCCTCCTGCAGCCTTGTCACCATCCGGCGAAAAATGGTAGCAGCCGTCACGTCGAGCCCTGTCGTCGGCTCATCCAGCAAAATGACGTCAGGATCGTGGACAAGCGTGCGGGCGATTGCCACTTTTTGCTTCATTCCCCGGGAAAAAGCGCCGACGCGCCTGTCGATAAACGGCTCCATCTCCAAAATGCGGCTCAGGCTGTCGATCCGCTCCTGCACCCGCGACGGCGGCAAGCCATAGAGGCTACCGAAGTAGGCGATGTTTTCCCTGGCTGTCAGCCGACTGTACAAGCCGACTTCCCCGCCAAACAGGATGCCGATTCTGCGCCGCACCTCCAAAGGCTCGTGCCGCACCGAAAATCCGCTGATCTCGATGTCTCCCGCAGTCGGCGCGAGAATCGTCGCCATCATGCGCATCGTCGTCGTCTTCCCGGCGCCGTTTTCGCCCAACAGGCCGTACACCTCGCCCTCTTCCACGCGAAACGTCAAATCGCGGACCGCTGTGATCGTCCCGAACTGTTTGCTGACTGCTTTTACCTCAATCAACAGCAGCCCTCCTCTCCTTCTCCCTTCGAACCGAACGGCCAGCCGCCCCACAGCAGATGACGCCTGGCGTCCCGCCGTCAAAATCGGACTTTCAGCAAATAGGAAGCTCTTTTCTCCCCGGAAAACGTCACCTGTACAACCCCTGTGCGGCCTTGCAGCACTCGCGGTATCGCCGCCGCCACGTGGAACTGCCTGTGCCTGTCATCGACGCGCGCGACAGTCACTGTGCCCGGCGGAGAGTATATCCTGTCTCCGTCCAGCGAATAAAACACGAGCGAGATTTCCCCTGCGGCACCGTGCGCCTCCCCGGAAAACACGATCGTATTCACAGCTCCGCTGACGCCGCCGGATACCCTTGTCAGGTCAAACAGCGGATGGCGCAGCGAAGCAAGCGCAAGCCCGCCCCTCCAATCTTGCAAAAAAGCGTCGAACTCCTGAACCGCCGCAGGCGAAGCGATCACAGTGGCCTGCGGCGATGCTGCGCCAAGCGAGCCTGC
It includes:
- a CDS encoding MarR family transcriptional regulator, whose translation is MKTLKDKIIDILSDREGLTDREITDLLLGKGMPQQSVNQACRSLEAKGIIKRINRNDGLLGNYIVSDRPKTEPIMSHKPENLEKDASVFAEDNLKEILKKHLQSNDWETQIAWGKTPGIDINAYRGTERWIIEVKGLGSSNPMNVNYFLGVLAETLQRMDDPNAKYSIALPDVKQFRNLWGKFPLLAKKRTRITAVFIDENGGIEEVS
- the rlmD gene encoding 23S rRNA (uracil(1939)-C(5))-methyltransferase RlmD, whose translation is MAKTTKKRRGPQQTAKVELDVPVRVGQTVEVEITGLNHEGAGVGRIEGYTLFVDGALAGERVHARVDHVKKNFGFAKLTKVVEASTYRAHPPCPLYDRCGGCSLQHLAYEEQLRHKQQIVRDNLRRIGGFQVEGEGAITVHPTLGMSDPWRYRNKAQVPIGEENGALVGGFYAEKSHSIIDMNECLIQHQKNDEAVATVKRAAAALGIKPYDEVRGTGLLRHVVVKVGVKTGEVMVVLVTTAEAIPQRDKLVEAIRTEVAGVASIVQNINPDKTNVIFGKKTVTLWGSDVIYDYIGPIKFAISARSFYQVNPAQTEVLYNKTLEYAGATGTETVIDAYCGIGTISLFLAQKSKHVYGVEIVPEAIADANRNARLNGVKNATFEAGPAEVVIPAWKEQGIRADVIVVDPPRKGCDEALLTTILEMQPERVVYVSCNPSTLARDLKVLAERYEVKEVQPVDMFPHTGHVECVILMNLKGCNKQFQ
- a CDS encoding diacylglycerol kinase, with translation MKRARLIYNPSSGREIVRRRLPDILDLMESAGYETSCHATRGEDDATEEAARAVARGFDVILAAGGDGTIYEVVNGMAEQKARPTLGIIPCGTSNDFARAVGIPKSITRATEIIAKGKKKRIDLGRINNRYFMNIAGGGSLTNLTYEVPSKLKTLLGQMAYYVKGLEKLPSLHPIRVRLENRKEVLLDEEIMVFLIANSHAVGGFDKLAPEADLSDGKLDVIVVKKTNIAEFIRLATQAVRGEHLRDPNILYFQADYIKATSPTGEVVQLNLDGELGGQLPCVVEALPGHIELFVP
- a CDS encoding ROK family glucokinase, with translation MNKIIVGVDVGGTAIKMALITPDGELVAKTHEPTPVADGEDGVLRKIAEMTRVLLHKHGYAPEQVSGIGVGIPGPIDAQNGIVMQAVNLHWTKPVLLKQKLEALTGRPVAVDNDANAAALGEMWQGAGQGAQDLVLITIGTGVGGGVILNGKVVHGMNGVGGEIGHITMTPDSGALCNCGKTGCLETYTSATAIIREGHLAAENGTSPYLASVLAEKGKLGAKDVFEAAVAGDVAALAIADQVALYLGLALSHLAIVLNPAKFVIGGGVAAAGDFLFSRIRDAFARFVPFAYVVETTKIVAATLGNDAGVYGAGWLIRSQMEE
- a CDS encoding DMT family transporter — encoded protein: MNPLYIGVLYVLASAAGFGVMSIFAVYAYGAGVSVSTLLFLRFLFAAVLFFGLLAWRKDSLRLNRRQVLALFFLGGILYTLQSLSFFSAVQYIPTSMAALLLYTFPVFVAVLSYFVEKEPLTKKTVFAMLLSLLGLGLVLGLSFGGIQPLGVVLALAAALFYSVYIIVGNRVVKGLSPYVTSGYISLFAAASTFLIAQKEGGVDLAFALAGWWALGGIVVFSTVMAISFFFRGLQLTGSTKASVLSTFEPVVTIVFSALLFGEAFSLLQLLGGCAVLAGAALIVAGKEPKPGRAEEGEASAARVIES
- a CDS encoding ABC transporter permease, which produces MDWQIIWTVFKKELLDLFRDRKAWLGTFLVPLVIIPFVFFLLGNSYSNVEKEAREYVPLAVHGSSKLIKSLQENQGVKILQPPDPEQALQAGQLRAIITIPESFDEQIQAGKTATLHVAFDSTNSKSVYARDLIERTVEAYSKEIVAKRLKQAGLSEQTIQPIAPDFQNVASEERQSGGMLAGIIPLMLVVSLASGGIASANDLVAGEKERGTLESLLTAPIAANHILTAKLLAVMVMSIMSAGASLISVSLVMSMGPFGGAGDHFSLAFFSPVTLLVLIVVILLMAATFAGLELMLSTIAKSFKEGQTYMSGVIFLAMVPSYMLMPQSPVDIAEHYYALPVFNGVALCKEVFYGKVDPLHALVGIGSSLVYVAITIFFASRLFRREGAGLKN
- a CDS encoding ATP-binding cassette domain-containing protein — translated: MIEVKAVSKQFGTITAVRDLTFRVEEGEVYGLLGENGAGKTTTMRMMATILAPTAGDIEISGFSVRHEPLEVRRRIGILFGGEVGLYSRLTARENIAYFGSLYGLPPSRVQERIDSLSRILEMEPFIDRRVGAFSRGMKQKVAIARTLVHDPDVILLDEPTTGLDVTAATIFRRMVTRLQEEGKTILFSSHNMGEINKLCKRVALIHKGRLRFSGGLDALRKQFGTDDLDDIFMAVVEGGEH